The DNA region GCTAACAGGCACATTCCCAGGAACTGAGAAAGAGAACATTTTACGCTAATCTGCAAATATCTCCATATCTACATATAAAATTGTTCAGATGCCTGTAATTGTACTTGAAGCCAGAGAATTTgccagtcctctttttttggtgCGATCATGGGAAGTGTTATCCAGCTGTACAACATTCAGTCTGGTGACAGTGCTGGAATCAGCAgagttaaccaagaatctattgCTTCTGGAACACCTTCAAGCCATCAAGATCTTATGTATTTCAACCTGGTGCTTCTTCTTCATATTGACCCTTTTGATCCATATTCTCAGCACTATCCAGTTTCACAGCCTCCTTCCGCTGTCATGGAAAAACCTGACTGTGACTGTGGCAGTTTTGGGGTCACTAATGTGTCTTACTGCCTCCATATATTTTCAATGGCTCATCATGGATCGACAGCAGGCCTGGCCACGTCCTGTAACGGCTGCCGTGACATCTGGCCTTACTTTCCTTGCCTACTCCTTGGAATCATTCATCTTATGCTCCCAGGTCCAGGAGCAAAGAGGTTTCATGGGCAGTATACTTGGTTTTCTCAAGATTGTGCAACTGTGGGGGGGCCTTCAGATGATTCCGCTTTTTGTGGAAGCGAGTCATGGTCTGCTCAATGGATTACATCATTGGCAACTGTGGGTGTCTGGAATGTCATATTGCGTCTGTATCATCATGTCTTTTGTCACACTGGTGGTAATATTGGGTGACTTTGCAGGAcaattttttctcccttttgaTAGATTAATGGTTTGCT from Corythoichthys intestinalis isolate RoL2023-P3 chromosome 8, ASM3026506v1, whole genome shotgun sequence includes:
- the LOC130919812 gene encoding myeloid-associated differentiation marker homolog, whose protein sequence is MPVIVLEAREFASPLFLVRSWEVLSSCTTFSLVTVLESAELTKNLLLLEHLQAIKILCISTWCFFFILTLLIHILSTIQFHSLLPLSWKNLTVTVAVLGSLMCLTASIYFQWLIMDRQQAWPRPVTAAVTSGLTFLAYSLESFILCSQVQEQRGFMGSILGFLKIVQLWGGLQMIPLFVEASHGLLNGLHHWQLWVSGMSYCVCIIMSFVTLVVILGDFAGQFFLPFDRLMVCFTVTGLLLYIVNTVICFSRIIQLGNSASKGPELVIMETVVACITLLSYTVDLTFSIKLLWDRSRT